A section of the Streptomyces sp. NBC_01363 genome encodes:
- a CDS encoding NADPH:quinone oxidoreductase family protein, giving the protein MQAWRVHRNGEPSAVMRLEETDRPTPGDGQVLIEVLAANINFPDALLCRGQYQVRPPLPFTPGVEICGRTADGRRVLATPALPNGGFAEYVVADEAALLPAPDTLDDAEAAALHIGYQTGWFGLHRRAHLRAGETLLVHAAAGGVGSAAVQLGKAAGATVIGVVGGPEKAKTATELGCDLVIDRHGEDIVAAVKEATGGRGADVVYDPVGGDAYAKSVKCVAFEGRVIVVGFASGVIPTPALNHALVKNYSIVGLHWGLYNTKDPAAVRACHDELTRLAAQGAVKPLISERVALAGAADAVQRVADGTSTGRIVVLPSGAAR; this is encoded by the coding sequence ATGCAGGCATGGCGAGTGCACCGGAACGGTGAGCCGAGCGCGGTGATGCGGCTGGAGGAGACGGACAGGCCCACGCCCGGCGACGGGCAGGTGCTCATCGAGGTGCTCGCGGCGAACATCAACTTCCCCGACGCGCTGCTCTGCCGCGGCCAGTACCAGGTGCGGCCGCCGCTGCCCTTCACCCCCGGCGTGGAGATCTGCGGCAGGACGGCGGACGGGCGGCGGGTGCTCGCCACCCCCGCTCTGCCGAACGGTGGATTCGCCGAATACGTCGTCGCGGACGAGGCGGCGCTGCTGCCCGCCCCGGACACCCTGGACGACGCCGAGGCCGCCGCCCTGCACATCGGCTACCAGACAGGCTGGTTCGGCCTGCACCGCAGGGCACACCTCCGGGCGGGCGAGACGCTCCTGGTCCACGCGGCGGCCGGCGGGGTCGGCAGCGCCGCCGTCCAGCTCGGCAAGGCCGCCGGAGCCACCGTCATCGGTGTGGTCGGCGGTCCCGAAAAGGCGAAGACCGCCACCGAGCTCGGCTGCGACCTGGTCATCGACCGCCACGGCGAGGACATCGTCGCCGCGGTCAAGGAAGCCACCGGCGGACGCGGCGCCGACGTGGTCTACGACCCGGTCGGCGGCGACGCCTACGCCAAGTCCGTGAAGTGCGTCGCCTTCGAGGGCCGGGTGATCGTCGTCGGCTTCGCGAGCGGTGTCATCCCCACCCCGGCGCTGAACCACGCACTCGTCAAGAACTACTCGATCGTCGGACTCCACTGGGGCCTGTACAACACCAAGGACCCGGCCGCCGTCCGCGCCTGCCACGACGAGCTCACCCGGCTCGCCGCCCAGGGCGCCGTCAAGCCGCTGATCAGCGAACGCGTCGCGCTCGCCGGGGCCGCCGACGCCGTCCAGCGGGTCGCCGACGGCACCAGCACCGGCCGGATCGTCGTCCTCCCGTCAGGAGCAGCCCGATGA
- a CDS encoding beta-N-acetylglucosaminidase domain-containing protein — protein MTPRPPRLTALGTAATLLVGGLLTAVPTAQAADGARTATPAKAAADRPAPAVTPTPQSVKTRADRIIISPTVTVVAGGTSDESAIQVVESALRRAGAQRVVRGDRPARNGLTVHVGDAAALAAQKIEGPSALPADGYVLGIGADRIVLAGKDTTGTYYAAQTLRQILPHTGHPGARVAGLAVRDWPGTALRGVIEGFYGTPWSHEARLDQLDYYGEHKMNIYVYSPKDDAYLRAKWRDAYPADQLAGIKELADRAAQRHVEFTYALSPGLSVCYSSDADAEALVEKFQTIWDIGVRTFAVPLDDISYTDWNCAEDKAKWGTGGGAAGAAQAYLLNRVNKEFIATHPGAQPLQMVPTEYYDVSASSYKKALSEQLDPNVLVEWTGVGVVAPTMTVAQAEAARTVFGHPILTWDNYPVNDYATNRLLLGPFSGRERGLPGKLAGITANPMIQPYASKIALYTVADYAWNDAAYDPRTSWGEGLKEYAGGDPRTQQALRAFADANYSSALNKDQAPELAAEFARYWKSGDAARLTSVLGTLGSAPGRLRSGLPDRGFVADAAPWLDATGSWATAARTALRMVEAARAGKGAQAWELRQQLPAQVTAAKSFTYTGLDGSKVPVLVGDGVLDGFIDAAEAEHDRILGVSGRPSVSTNLGTYQSNAVARVLDGDDSTYFWSDGAPAAGDGITVDLGRVRDIGSVTLAMAKPGSTEDYLHQGVLEYSADGQSWQQLTAFSGKPDVSATAPAGTKARYVRARATAGQDNWLVVREFSVPTDDGAVTGGPPAAAGSSLRAASDGDPGTVYRAARAPEAGETLELGLGAARAVPSVTVLQPAGSTARADIQLRATDGTWRTVGALDGPYTRVDTAGRTADAVRLAWRAGSAVPQIADVVVAGQG, from the coding sequence GTGACGCCTCGCCCACCCCGTCTCACCGCGCTCGGTACGGCGGCGACCCTGCTCGTCGGCGGTCTGCTGACCGCCGTGCCGACCGCCCAGGCGGCCGACGGTGCCCGTACCGCCACCCCGGCGAAGGCCGCCGCCGACCGGCCGGCCCCCGCCGTCACACCGACCCCGCAGTCCGTGAAGACCCGGGCCGATCGGATCATCATCAGCCCGACCGTCACCGTGGTGGCGGGTGGAACCTCCGACGAGTCCGCCATCCAGGTCGTGGAGAGCGCGCTGCGCCGGGCCGGTGCCCAGCGCGTCGTACGCGGCGACAGACCCGCCCGGAACGGTCTCACCGTCCATGTCGGTGACGCGGCCGCGCTCGCCGCGCAGAAGATCGAGGGCCCGTCCGCGCTGCCCGCCGACGGCTATGTGCTCGGCATCGGCGCCGATCGCATCGTCCTCGCGGGCAAGGACACCACGGGCACGTACTACGCCGCGCAGACGCTGCGTCAGATCCTGCCGCACACCGGGCATCCCGGCGCCCGGGTCGCCGGACTCGCGGTGCGCGACTGGCCCGGCACCGCGCTGCGCGGCGTCATCGAAGGCTTCTACGGCACCCCGTGGTCGCACGAGGCCAGGCTCGACCAGCTCGACTACTACGGCGAGCACAAGATGAACATCTACGTGTACTCGCCGAAGGACGACGCGTATCTCCGTGCGAAGTGGCGCGACGCCTACCCGGCCGACCAACTGGCCGGGATCAAGGAGCTCGCCGACCGGGCCGCGCAGCGGCATGTGGAGTTCACGTACGCGCTCTCGCCCGGCCTCTCCGTGTGTTACAGCTCCGACGCCGACGCCGAGGCGCTGGTCGAGAAGTTCCAGACCATCTGGGACATCGGCGTACGCACCTTCGCCGTGCCGCTCGACGACATCAGCTACACGGACTGGAACTGCGCCGAGGACAAGGCGAAGTGGGGGACCGGCGGCGGTGCGGCGGGCGCGGCGCAGGCCTATCTGCTCAACCGGGTCAACAAGGAGTTCATCGCCACCCACCCGGGCGCCCAGCCGCTCCAGATGGTCCCGACCGAGTACTACGACGTCTCCGCCTCGTCGTACAAGAAGGCGCTGTCCGAGCAGCTCGACCCCAATGTCCTGGTCGAGTGGACGGGCGTCGGTGTCGTCGCGCCGACCATGACCGTCGCACAGGCGGAGGCCGCGCGCACGGTCTTCGGCCACCCGATCCTGACCTGGGACAACTACCCGGTCAATGACTACGCGACGAACCGGCTGCTGCTCGGCCCGTTCAGCGGGCGCGAGAGGGGCCTGCCCGGCAAGCTGGCGGGGATCACGGCGAACCCGATGATCCAGCCGTACGCCTCGAAGATCGCGCTGTACACCGTCGCCGACTACGCCTGGAACGACGCCGCGTACGACCCCCGCACCTCATGGGGCGAGGGACTGAAGGAGTACGCGGGCGGTGACCCGCGCACCCAGCAGGCGCTGCGGGCCTTCGCCGACGCGAACTACAGCTCGGCCCTCAACAAGGACCAGGCCCCCGAACTGGCGGCGGAGTTCGCCCGCTACTGGAAGTCCGGTGACGCCGCCCGGCTCACCTCGGTGCTCGGCACGCTCGGCTCGGCGCCCGGCCGGCTGCGCTCCGGCCTCCCGGACCGCGGCTTCGTCGCCGACGCCGCCCCCTGGCTGGACGCGACCGGATCCTGGGCCACCGCCGCCCGTACCGCGCTGCGCATGGTCGAGGCGGCCCGCGCCGGAAAGGGCGCACAGGCCTGGGAGTTGAGGCAGCAGCTGCCCGCACAGGTCACCGCGGCGAAGTCCTTCACCTACACCGGGCTCGACGGGAGCAAGGTGCCGGTCCTCGTCGGGGACGGCGTCCTGGACGGGTTCATCGACGCGGCCGAAGCCGAGCACGACCGGATCCTCGGCGTGAGCGGCAGGCCCTCGGTCTCGACGAACCTCGGCACGTACCAGAGCAATGCCGTCGCCCGGGTACTGGACGGTGACGACTCCACCTACTTCTGGAGCGACGGGGCGCCCGCCGCGGGCGACGGGATCACCGTGGATCTCGGCCGGGTCCGGGACATCGGCTCCGTCACCCTCGCGATGGCCAAGCCCGGCAGCACCGAGGACTACCTCCACCAGGGGGTTCTGGAGTACTCGGCCGACGGACAGAGCTGGCAGCAGCTCACCGCCTTCTCCGGAAAGCCGGACGTCAGCGCGACCGCGCCCGCCGGGACGAAGGCGCGCTACGTGCGGGCACGGGCGACCGCGGGCCAGGACAACTGGCTCGTCGTACGGGAGTTCAGCGTTCCGACGGACGACGGCGCGGTGACCGGAGGGCCGCCCGCCGCGGCCGGATCCTCGCTGCGCGCGGCGTCCGACGGGGACCCGGGCACCGTCTACCGGGCGGCTCGCGCACCGGAGGCCGGGGAGACGCTGGAGCTGGGGCTCGGCGCCGCACGTGCGGTGCCCTCCGTCACCGTTCTGCAGCCGGCCGGCTCCACGGCCCGTGCCGACATCCAGCTGCGGGCGACCGACGGAACGTGGCGGACCGTCGGCGCGCTCGACGGCCCGTACACCCGGGTGGACACGGCCGGTCGCACGGCCGACGCGGTGCGGCTCGCCTGGCGCGCCGGTTCGGCGGTACCGCAGATCGCCGACGTGGTGGTGGCCGGCCAGGGCTGA
- a CDS encoding acyl-CoA dehydrogenase family protein yields the protein MTAPDAAELRRRTQDLLAAHPPATTGRTEFLKARFDAGLAWVHYPAGLGGLDAPRSLQPVVDAELAAAGAPDNDPRRIGIGLGMAAPTILGYGTDEQKQRFLRPLWVGEEVWCQLFSEPGAGSDLAALGTRAVRDGEDWVVDGQKVWTSSAHLARWAILIARTDLDQPKHRGISYFICDMTDPGVEVRPLRQITGEAEFNEVFLTGVRIPDSRRLGPVGEGWKVAQTTLMNERVSIGGARIPREGGMIGPVARTWRERPELRTHDLHRRLLTLWVEAEVARLTGTRLRQQLVAGQPGPEGSGMKLAFARLNQEISGLEVELLGQEGLLYGDWTMRRPELVDFTGRDAGYRYLRSKGNSIEGGTSEVLLNIVAERVLGLPAEPRNDKDVAWKDLAR from the coding sequence ATGACCGCACCCGACGCGGCCGAGCTCCGCCGCCGCACTCAGGACCTGCTGGCCGCACACCCCCCGGCCACCACCGGCCGCACCGAATTCCTCAAGGCCCGCTTCGACGCCGGACTGGCCTGGGTGCACTACCCGGCCGGCCTCGGCGGCCTCGACGCCCCGCGCTCCCTGCAACCCGTCGTCGATGCCGAACTCGCCGCGGCGGGTGCCCCCGACAACGACCCGCGCCGGATCGGGATCGGCCTCGGCATGGCCGCCCCCACCATCCTCGGCTACGGCACCGACGAGCAGAAACAGCGCTTTCTGCGGCCGCTCTGGGTCGGCGAGGAGGTCTGGTGCCAGCTCTTCAGCGAACCGGGCGCCGGCTCCGACCTCGCGGCCCTCGGCACCCGCGCCGTCCGTGACGGCGAGGACTGGGTGGTCGACGGGCAGAAGGTCTGGACATCCAGCGCCCACCTGGCCCGCTGGGCGATCCTCATCGCCCGCACCGACCTCGACCAGCCCAAGCACCGCGGCATCAGCTACTTCATCTGCGACATGACCGACCCGGGCGTCGAGGTGCGGCCGCTGCGCCAGATCACCGGCGAGGCCGAGTTCAACGAGGTCTTCCTGACCGGCGTACGCATCCCCGACAGCAGGCGCCTCGGCCCGGTCGGCGAGGGCTGGAAGGTCGCGCAGACCACGCTGATGAACGAGCGGGTCTCCATCGGCGGGGCACGGATCCCGCGCGAGGGCGGCATGATCGGCCCGGTCGCCCGCACCTGGCGCGAACGTCCGGAACTGCGCACCCACGACCTCCACCGGCGCCTGCTGACCCTCTGGGTCGAGGCCGAGGTGGCCAGGCTCACCGGCACCCGGCTGCGCCAGCAGCTCGTCGCCGGACAGCCCGGCCCCGAAGGCTCCGGAATGAAGCTCGCCTTCGCCCGGCTCAACCAGGAGATCAGCGGACTGGAAGTCGAACTGCTCGGCCAGGAAGGGCTGTTGTACGGCGACTGGACCATGCGCCGGCCCGAACTCGTCGACTTCACCGGACGGGACGCCGGCTACCGCTACCTCCGCTCCAAGGGCAACTCCATCGAGGGCGGCACCAGCGAGGTGCTGCTCAACATCGTCGCCGAGCGCGTCCTCGGCCTGCCCGCCGAGCCGCGCAACGACAAGGACGTCGCCTGGAAGGACCTGGCCCGATGA